In Microbacterium sp. SLBN-146, one genomic interval encodes:
- a CDS encoding alpha/beta hydrolase, with product MSASRHPFTKLLARTLVVAALTGAFSLTDAGSPSRATAAPVPAPAATYDVDECVEELPLAYRDRVRCGTLTVPERRGDGADPERTLELPVTIIESNSADPAADPLVIPTGGPDGVTTGELPSFLADAEWATDGRDLILIEQRGGLRAEPSLACPELSLTQFIDDGTLLSGDAADVRRVRQIERCRDRLTEDGVDLGAYTSAATAADLAELRAVLGYDAWNLYARSYSSRLALTTMRDRPDGLRAVILDGAYPPQLNRYEAAPAATLDALSALLARCESVERCRTAYPELRESLEDVLDRAADAPITIEATAPVERSALRVELTDAAVLDGLTSALRDPRSARILPFVIDQLSAGNDDVILPLVEANLAGFEARTGLELSLECAEEVPFNDDARIQEALGADPLLDHLRVPPVREECEAWGVAALGDNERAAVTSGIPTLIATGGLDPQTPPSWAATAAEGLSQGFVVDFANMGQGAVWRADFDACAASVAAAFLRDPTVAPSAPCIGRAASTAFLTTADIDPSSAMYRLDRDLARDRDPVQLGLAAVLLLALGATLVYGMSYGVMWLARRRGPAPEGAVLAASVAAAANLAYAGALAAIAIRADPVLLDFGLPAGAWPLVLLPFVGIASTIVLVVLLVRAWRGGDGTSGHRVALSLAAVASIVFAVWLLARGFLSL from the coding sequence ATGAGTGCGTCGCGGCATCCGTTCACGAAACTGCTCGCGAGGACCCTCGTCGTAGCCGCTCTCACGGGAGCCTTCTCTCTCACGGATGCCGGTTCGCCTTCGCGCGCCACAGCAGCTCCCGTCCCTGCTCCCGCCGCGACGTACGACGTGGACGAGTGCGTCGAGGAACTCCCCCTCGCCTACCGCGACCGCGTGCGGTGCGGCACCTTGACCGTGCCGGAGCGTCGCGGCGACGGTGCCGACCCCGAGCGCACGCTCGAGCTTCCGGTCACGATCATCGAAAGCAATTCGGCCGATCCTGCCGCCGATCCGCTCGTCATCCCCACGGGCGGTCCGGATGGGGTGACGACCGGGGAACTGCCGTCCTTCCTCGCGGACGCCGAGTGGGCGACGGACGGGCGCGACCTCATCCTGATCGAGCAGCGCGGCGGGCTGCGGGCGGAGCCCTCGCTCGCGTGCCCCGAGCTGTCGCTGACGCAGTTCATCGATGACGGCACGCTCCTCTCCGGGGACGCTGCCGACGTCCGGCGCGTGCGGCAGATCGAGCGATGCCGTGATCGCCTCACGGAAGACGGCGTCGACCTCGGCGCATACACGAGCGCCGCGACAGCCGCGGACCTCGCCGAGCTTCGCGCCGTGCTCGGCTACGACGCCTGGAATCTCTACGCGCGTTCCTACAGTTCCCGCCTCGCGCTGACGACGATGCGCGACCGCCCCGATGGACTGCGCGCGGTCATCCTCGACGGCGCCTATCCGCCTCAGCTGAACCGCTACGAAGCCGCGCCCGCGGCGACCCTCGACGCCCTTTCGGCACTTCTGGCCCGGTGCGAGAGTGTCGAGCGCTGCCGGACGGCCTACCCGGAGTTGAGGGAGAGTCTGGAGGACGTCCTCGATCGTGCCGCCGACGCGCCGATCACGATCGAGGCGACGGCGCCGGTGGAGCGATCCGCGCTCCGCGTCGAGTTGACGGATGCCGCGGTGCTCGACGGCCTCACCTCGGCGCTTCGCGACCCGCGCTCGGCGCGCATTCTGCCGTTCGTGATCGATCAGCTCTCCGCAGGCAACGACGACGTCATCCTCCCGTTGGTCGAAGCGAACCTCGCGGGGTTCGAAGCGAGAACGGGTCTTGAACTCTCACTCGAGTGTGCCGAGGAGGTGCCGTTCAACGACGACGCGCGCATTCAGGAGGCTCTCGGCGCGGACCCCCTGCTCGATCATCTCCGCGTGCCTCCCGTGAGGGAGGAGTGCGAGGCCTGGGGTGTCGCGGCGCTCGGAGATAACGAGAGGGCGGCCGTGACCAGCGGCATCCCGACACTCATCGCCACGGGCGGCCTCGATCCTCAGACGCCGCCCAGCTGGGCCGCCACCGCCGCCGAGGGGCTCTCGCAGGGATTCGTCGTCGACTTCGCGAACATGGGCCAGGGCGCCGTGTGGCGGGCGGACTTCGACGCGTGCGCGGCATCCGTCGCGGCGGCTTTCCTGCGCGACCCGACCGTCGCTCCCAGCGCGCCGTGCATCGGGCGCGCCGCGAGCACCGCCTTCCTCACGACGGCGGACATCGACCCCTCCTCGGCGATGTACCGTCTGGACCGCGATCTCGCCCGCGACCGCGACCCCGTTCAGCTCGGGCTCGCGGCGGTGCTCCTCCTCGCGCTCGGCGCGACCCTCGTCTACGGCATGTCCTACGGCGTGATGTGGCTCGCGCGGCGACGCGGCCCGGCGCCGGAGGGTGCCGTCCTCGCCGCGTCTGTCGCGGCTGCGGCGAACCTCGCGTATGCGGGGGCGCTCGCGGCGATCGCGATCCGCGCCGATCCCGTCCTTCTCGACTTCGGACTGCCCGCGGGCGCATGGCCTCTCGTCCTGCTGCCGTTCGTCGGGATCGCGTCCACGATCGTGCTCGTCGTCCTGCTCGTTCGCGCGTGGCGCGGCGGAGACGGCACGAGCGGGCATCGGGTCGCACTCTCGCTCGCTGCGGTCGCGTCCATCGTGTTCGCCGTGTGGCTTCTCGCCCGCGGGTTCCTCTCACTGTGA
- a CDS encoding helix-turn-helix domain-containing protein encodes MAELIPMPTKSAPTPEPLWRELVGERLRHLRHERGERLTDTAERAGVSPQYLSEVERGLKEPSSEMVAAIAGALDQSLLDLAAGVVEDLRDRSRATAEPARRTPFALSA; translated from the coding sequence ATGGCCGAGCTCATCCCGATGCCGACGAAGAGCGCTCCGACACCGGAACCCTTGTGGCGGGAGCTCGTGGGTGAGCGCCTGCGGCACCTGCGGCACGAGCGCGGCGAGCGACTCACCGACACGGCCGAGCGCGCCGGGGTGTCACCGCAGTATCTGTCCGAGGTCGAGCGCGGCTTGAAGGAACCCTCGAGCGAGATGGTCGCCGCGATCGCCGGCGCCCTCGATCAGTCGCTGCTCGACCTGGCCGCGGGCGTCGTCGAGGATCTCCGCGACCGCTCCCGTGCCACCGCCGAGCCCGCGCGCCGCACCCCCTTCGCCCTCTCCGCCTGA
- the ligD gene encoding non-homologous end-joining DNA ligase yields MSARKEVFLDVGGHEVRISSPDKVVFPEPGLTKLDIVEYYLSVSDAALRGAGGRPMVLKRFVKGIAEEAFFQKRVPENHPDFIDTATLHYARGTSAEEAVIRDAAGLAWIVNLGCLDLNPHPVRAEDLDHPDELRIDLDPMPGVDWSQIVDVAFVAREVLDDVGLVGWPKTSGSRGLHILVRIAPRWDFRDVRLAAETLAREVENRAPGLATARWWKEERGESVFVDFNQNAKDRTVASAYSVRPLPDARVSTPLEWDEVRVRRPEEFTVRTVPARYADIGDPHEGIDAAPGTLDGLLQLAADLGPAEKPPRGTDGSGRRASTMPLIEIARTKTKPEAVAALTQWKAQHPAAAAQLHPADELVDGMRGSSSLWYRVRVNLQHVPEAERPPQEKLLADYDPWAGKTWPGR; encoded by the coding sequence GTGAGCGCGCGCAAGGAAGTGTTCCTCGACGTCGGCGGCCACGAGGTGCGTATCTCGAGCCCCGACAAGGTCGTGTTCCCCGAGCCCGGGCTGACGAAGCTCGACATCGTCGAGTACTACCTCTCGGTATCGGACGCCGCGCTGCGCGGCGCGGGCGGACGCCCCATGGTCCTCAAGCGCTTCGTGAAGGGCATCGCCGAAGAGGCGTTCTTCCAGAAGCGCGTGCCCGAGAACCACCCCGACTTCATCGACACCGCGACGCTCCACTACGCGCGAGGCACCTCCGCGGAGGAGGCCGTCATCAGGGATGCCGCGGGCCTGGCCTGGATCGTCAACCTCGGGTGCCTCGACCTCAACCCCCACCCGGTGCGCGCCGAGGACCTCGATCACCCCGACGAGCTGCGCATCGACCTCGACCCGATGCCCGGCGTCGACTGGTCGCAGATCGTCGACGTCGCCTTCGTGGCACGCGAGGTGCTCGACGACGTCGGGCTCGTCGGCTGGCCGAAGACGAGCGGATCGCGCGGCCTCCACATCCTCGTCCGCATCGCCCCGCGGTGGGACTTCCGCGACGTCCGTCTCGCCGCGGAAACCCTCGCCCGCGAAGTCGAGAACCGCGCACCCGGTTTGGCGACGGCGCGATGGTGGAAAGAGGAACGCGGCGAGAGCGTCTTCGTCGACTTCAATCAGAACGCCAAGGATCGCACGGTCGCCTCCGCCTACTCCGTGCGACCGCTTCCGGATGCCCGCGTGTCGACGCCGCTCGAATGGGACGAGGTCCGCGTGCGACGTCCCGAGGAGTTCACCGTCCGCACCGTCCCGGCCCGCTACGCCGACATCGGCGATCCGCACGAAGGGATCGATGCCGCGCCGGGAACCCTCGACGGCCTCCTCCAGCTCGCCGCCGACCTCGGCCCCGCGGAGAAGCCCCCGCGTGGGACGGACGGGTCGGGACGCCGCGCATCGACGATGCCGCTCATCGAGATCGCGCGTACGAAAACGAAGCCCGAAGCCGTTGCGGCGCTGACGCAATGGAAGGCGCAGCATCCCGCCGCCGCCGCGCAGCTTCATCCCGCTGACGAACTGGTGGACGGAATGCGGGGTTCGTCGTCGCTCTGGTACCGCGTGCGCGTGAACCTGCAGCACGTGCCCGAGGCGGAGAGGCCCCCGCAAGAGAAACTGCTCGCCGATTACGACCCGTGGGCGGGCAAGACCTGGCCGGGTCGCTGA
- a CDS encoding glycosyltransferase encodes MAEFPEAEYVILSSRLIPDMDGGYTLATLARARQMAAAGVHGGRGPLLLTVDPGTPADHARHRAAFDGRDLITSPDRMRNLFDEAAADNGGAAGWLLDAVHPGDPDPALEYRVVADASGGPAVGLPVIAGDPDWHISDAPVVAYDSSGRVAGVVDGFGALYRAWLAAVVEGLRADAADRPVIVICESRQLGELIAGWDDESVRLLHTVHTVHLEPPYTPDAPVNALWERWFSLAERFDAVLWPTEAQRADVTDRFADTGVHLVVPHGVEAAASVPSSSERVHGRVVMLNRLAPGKRLDHAVRAFADVVARVPDATLDIYGDGPEKAAVQALIDELGLEARVVLRGSTEQPGRVLREAAAYLSTSAYEGQGLAIVEALADGCPVVSYDAPYGPRELLGRGGGVLVPDGDVPALADAIVSVLSDPDLHHRLAVEAVQSARAVDPAHAMAALAQAARDVLGRPSRRR; translated from the coding sequence ATGGCTGAGTTCCCCGAGGCGGAGTACGTCATCCTCTCCAGTCGGCTCATCCCCGACATGGACGGCGGATACACCCTCGCCACCCTGGCTCGAGCCCGTCAGATGGCGGCGGCGGGAGTGCACGGAGGGCGAGGGCCGCTGCTCCTGACCGTCGATCCCGGCACCCCGGCTGATCACGCCCGCCACCGCGCGGCGTTCGACGGACGCGACCTCATCACGTCTCCCGACCGCATGCGCAACCTCTTCGACGAGGCGGCCGCGGACAACGGCGGTGCCGCCGGATGGCTCCTCGACGCGGTGCATCCGGGGGATCCTGATCCTGCCCTGGAGTACCGCGTCGTCGCCGACGCTTCGGGAGGCCCGGCCGTCGGGCTCCCCGTCATCGCGGGTGATCCCGACTGGCACATCAGCGACGCCCCGGTCGTCGCCTACGACTCTTCCGGACGCGTCGCCGGTGTCGTCGACGGCTTCGGCGCCCTGTATCGCGCATGGCTCGCCGCCGTCGTCGAGGGACTTCGAGCGGATGCCGCGGACCGGCCCGTCATCGTGATCTGCGAGTCCCGTCAGCTCGGCGAGCTCATCGCGGGGTGGGACGACGAGTCCGTCCGACTGCTGCACACCGTGCACACGGTCCACCTGGAGCCGCCGTACACGCCCGACGCTCCCGTCAATGCCCTGTGGGAGCGGTGGTTCTCACTCGCGGAGAGGTTCGACGCCGTCCTGTGGCCCACGGAAGCCCAACGGGCCGACGTGACCGACCGCTTCGCAGACACCGGCGTGCACCTTGTCGTGCCGCACGGCGTCGAGGCCGCGGCATCCGTCCCTTCCTCGTCTGAGAGGGTGCACGGCCGCGTCGTGATGCTCAACCGGCTCGCGCCTGGAAAACGGCTCGATCACGCCGTTCGGGCGTTCGCCGACGTCGTCGCGCGCGTGCCCGACGCGACGCTCGACATCTACGGTGACGGCCCCGAGAAGGCTGCCGTGCAGGCGCTCATCGACGAGCTCGGCCTCGAAGCGCGCGTCGTGCTGCGGGGCTCGACCGAGCAGCCGGGTCGGGTGCTGCGTGAAGCGGCGGCCTACCTCTCGACGTCCGCGTACGAAGGCCAGGGCCTCGCGATCGTGGAGGCGCTCGCCGACGGATGCCCCGTCGTGTCGTACGACGCGCCGTACGGCCCGCGGGAGCTCCTCGGCCGCGGCGGTGGCGTGCTCGTTCCCGACGGTGACGTCCCCGCGCTCGCAGACGCGATCGTCAGCGTGCTGAGCGACCCGGACCTGCACCACCGCCTGGCCGTCGAAGCCGTGCAGTCGGCGCGAGCGGTCGACCCCGCACACGCCATGGCGGCGCTCGCGCAGGCCGCGCGCGACGTTCTCGGACGCCCGAGCCGCCGCCGCTGA
- a CDS encoding nitroreductase/quinone reductase family protein: MTRRYVKPTGIDGVFNGVVGWLTKIGLPLAGSRVLSVRGRSSGEWRSTPVNPLRVGGERYLVSPRGHTQWVRNIRVSREGRLASGRRIEEIRIDEVPDAEKPPILRAYLTAWAWEVGRFFEGVDASSPDERLREIAPDFPVFRIVAAS, from the coding sequence ATGACACGTCGCTACGTCAAGCCGACCGGAATCGACGGAGTCTTCAACGGCGTCGTGGGATGGCTGACGAAGATCGGGCTGCCGCTCGCCGGCAGTCGCGTGCTGTCGGTCCGCGGTCGATCGAGTGGGGAGTGGCGATCGACGCCCGTCAATCCGCTCCGCGTCGGCGGCGAACGATATCTCGTCTCGCCGCGCGGTCATACGCAGTGGGTCCGGAACATCCGCGTCTCCCGTGAGGGACGCCTCGCGAGTGGGCGCCGCATCGAGGAGATCCGTATCGACGAAGTGCCCGACGCCGAGAAGCCGCCGATCCTGCGCGCCTACCTCACGGCATGGGCGTGGGAGGTGGGGCGCTTCTTCGAGGGTGTCGACGCGTCATCGCCCGACGAGCGTCTGCGCGAGATCGCGCCCGATTTCCCGGTCTTCCGCATCGTGGCGGCATCCTGA
- the guaA gene encoding glutamine-hydrolyzing GMP synthase gives MTEQTETSQRPVLVVDFGAQYAQLIARRVREAGVYSEIVPHTASAAEIAAKNPVGIILSGGPSSVYEPGAPSLDSGVFELGVPTLGICYGFQVMAQALGGEVAHTGLREYGATDAVVANDGGVLLADQPTAQNVWMSHGDQVARAPEGFDVLASTAATPVAAFGSDEKRLYGVQWHPEVKHTDHGQKVIENFLHKAAGLPADWNSGNVIAEQVARIREQVGSGRVLSALSGGVDSAVSTALVHEAVGDQLVAVFVDHGLLRKGEREQVENDYVASTGVRLVTVDAREQFLNALAGVSDPEQKRKIIGREFIRSFEKVQADLIAEAAAEGEPMRFLVQGTLYPDVVESGGGSGTANIKSHHNVGGLPEDLQFELVEPLRTLFKDEVRAIGRELGLPEAIVGRQPFPGPGLGIRIVGEVTADRLEILRDADAIAREELTKAGLDGEIWQCPVVLLADVRSVGVQGDGRTYGHPIVLRPVSSEDAMTADWTRLPYDVLSRISNRITNEVREVNRVVLDVTSKPPGTIEWE, from the coding sequence TTGACCGAGCAGACCGAAACGTCGCAGCGCCCCGTCCTCGTCGTCGACTTCGGCGCGCAGTATGCGCAGCTGATCGCCCGACGCGTCCGAGAGGCGGGCGTCTACAGCGAGATCGTCCCCCACACGGCCTCGGCCGCCGAGATCGCCGCGAAGAACCCCGTCGGCATCATCCTGTCCGGCGGTCCGTCGTCGGTGTACGAGCCCGGTGCCCCGTCGCTCGACAGCGGCGTCTTCGAGCTCGGCGTCCCGACGCTCGGCATCTGCTACGGCTTCCAGGTCATGGCGCAGGCCCTCGGCGGCGAGGTCGCGCACACGGGTCTTCGCGAATACGGTGCGACGGATGCCGTCGTCGCCAACGACGGCGGGGTGCTCCTCGCCGATCAGCCCACCGCGCAGAACGTGTGGATGAGTCACGGCGACCAGGTCGCACGCGCACCGGAGGGCTTCGACGTACTCGCCTCGACGGCGGCGACACCCGTCGCGGCGTTCGGGAGCGATGAGAAGCGTCTGTACGGTGTCCAGTGGCATCCCGAGGTCAAGCACACCGACCACGGACAGAAGGTCATCGAGAACTTCCTGCACAAGGCCGCCGGCCTCCCCGCCGATTGGAACAGCGGCAACGTGATCGCCGAGCAGGTCGCGCGGATCCGCGAACAGGTCGGATCGGGTCGCGTGCTGTCGGCGCTCTCGGGCGGCGTGGACTCGGCCGTGTCGACGGCGCTCGTCCACGAGGCCGTCGGCGATCAGCTCGTCGCGGTCTTCGTCGACCACGGGCTCCTCCGCAAGGGTGAGCGCGAGCAGGTCGAGAACGACTACGTCGCTTCGACGGGTGTGCGCCTCGTGACGGTCGACGCGCGCGAGCAGTTCTTGAACGCACTCGCGGGCGTCAGCGACCCCGAGCAGAAGCGCAAGATCATCGGCCGCGAGTTCATCCGCTCGTTCGAGAAGGTCCAGGCCGATCTCATCGCGGAAGCCGCCGCCGAGGGCGAGCCGATGCGCTTCCTCGTGCAGGGGACGCTCTACCCCGATGTGGTGGAGTCCGGTGGCGGAAGCGGAACAGCCAACATCAAGTCGCACCACAACGTCGGCGGTCTTCCCGAAGACCTTCAGTTCGAACTCGTCGAGCCGCTGCGGACCCTCTTCAAGGACGAAGTGCGCGCCATCGGCCGCGAACTCGGACTCCCCGAAGCGATCGTGGGCCGCCAGCCCTTTCCGGGGCCCGGCCTCGGCATCCGGATCGTCGGTGAGGTCACCGCTGACCGCCTCGAGATTCTGCGTGACGCCGACGCCATCGCCCGCGAAGAGCTGACCAAGGCGGGGCTCGACGGAGAGATCTGGCAGTGCCCCGTCGTGCTCCTCGCAGACGTGCGTTCCGTCGGCGTGCAGGGCGACGGCCGCACGTACGGGCATCCCATCGTGCTGCGCCCCGTGTCGTCGGAAGACGCAATGACCGCCGACTGGACTCGTCTTCCCTACGACGTGCTCTCGCGCATCTCCAACCGCATCACGAACGAGGTCCGCGAAGTGAACCGCGTCGTGCTCGACGTCACGTCGAAGCCCCCCGGCACCATCGAGTGGGAGTGA
- a CDS encoding DUF3817 domain-containing protein: MPRAPKLASFPAIRGATRFYEICSTITGVGLLLLVAEMILKYTPLHVELFAGGSGGFLWFAPVIAGPGCEWWSLFLPMTNDCEMISVGDGFNISLFILVAHGWFYVVYLISCFRVWSLMRWPFPRLVVLALGGIVPLLSFFMEARVAREVRGYLAAREAAEASPDTIPAAEGSR; encoded by the coding sequence ATGCCCCGTGCCCCCAAGCTCGCCTCTTTCCCGGCGATCCGCGGAGCGACGCGGTTCTACGAGATCTGCTCCACCATCACGGGCGTCGGCCTGCTTCTGCTCGTCGCCGAGATGATCCTCAAGTACACGCCGCTGCACGTCGAGCTCTTCGCGGGCGGTTCTGGCGGGTTTCTCTGGTTCGCTCCCGTCATCGCGGGTCCCGGATGCGAGTGGTGGTCGCTCTTCCTCCCGATGACCAACGACTGCGAGATGATCTCCGTCGGAGACGGCTTCAACATCTCGCTGTTCATCCTGGTCGCCCACGGCTGGTTCTACGTCGTCTACCTGATCTCGTGCTTCCGCGTCTGGAGCCTCATGCGCTGGCCGTTCCCGCGGCTCGTGGTCCTGGCGCTCGGCGGCATCGTCCCCCTCCTCTCCTTCTTCATGGAAGCACGCGTCGCCCGCGAGGTGCGCGGGTATCTCGCAGCACGTGAAGCGGCCGAAGCATCCCCCGACACGATCCCCGCAGCGGAAGGTTCCCGTTGA